A region of Streptomyces cinnamoneus DNA encodes the following proteins:
- a CDS encoding antirestriction protein ArdA: protein MPTLSTAIRPTVWIGCLACYNAGRLTGDWYDADIANLVTPEDLHGRPTLHEELWVMDHEDFCGALEGECSPSEAAEIAEALSELTHDEAAAFSVWVREWGESGDRSGWVDRFRSEYRGFHDSEGHFAQEWAEETSEPENRARMSVWPFNAIDWDYAAQELFSGGFHAEEVLGGVHVFCPR from the coding sequence ATGCCCACCCTGTCCACTGCCATCCGGCCGACCGTCTGGATCGGCTGCCTTGCCTGCTACAACGCCGGTCGCCTGACCGGGGATTGGTACGACGCTGACATAGCGAACCTCGTCACCCCCGAAGACCTTCACGGTCGGCCGACCCTCCACGAGGAGCTGTGGGTCATGGACCACGAGGACTTCTGCGGCGCGCTGGAGGGCGAGTGCTCGCCGTCCGAGGCGGCCGAGATAGCCGAAGCCCTTAGCGAGCTCACCCATGATGAGGCCGCCGCCTTCTCCGTCTGGGTGCGGGAGTGGGGCGAGTCCGGCGACCGCTCAGGGTGGGTCGACCGCTTCCGCAGCGAGTACCGCGGATTCCACGACAGCGAAGGGCACTTCGCCCAGGAGTGGGCCGAGGAAACCTCCGAGCCGGAGAACCGGGCCCGCATGTCGGTCTGGCCCTTCAACGCGATCGACTGGGACTACGCCGCCCAGGAACTGTTCAGCGGCGGCTTCCATGCCGAGGAAGTGCTCGGCGGCGTCCACGTCTTTTGCCCGCGATGA
- a CDS encoding DNA cytosine methyltransferase — MSLTRLDTAGALGTPEQLDLSGKTPEELEEIAAPWPVHWLFPPKPGDPDRVINLFAGPGGWDVGVRDVLQHDLDTVGVEMHKDASATARAAGFRRIVADVRSLDPKHPALRWVRGLIVSAPCQCWTPAGKRAGQDPRNQDLLLDVFTAAFEATFGHWHDSAECGPCDEADICLICSDPDWDGYSGFTGPLLTLDEVRAPIAEMTDERIGLLAEVLIWALTLTARWDNLRWLAMEQSSALPENILDGIREELWSADWCSAEYRVLDAVDYGLASRRKRVFLMAARHSYVDMSALTPKTPLPTTTAAEALDWPAGIRVNTRGVRRTAGGNCWSADKAATGITSKIRGWYWEHDKDRKFSLDEAALLVGFRPGYPWTGSRSSCTQQIGDVVAPPMGAVVIGSLLSQHWEDQLRQYLAEIYNHEPVRPEHALAA, encoded by the coding sequence ATGTCTCTCACCCGCCTCGACACAGCCGGAGCGCTCGGCACCCCCGAACAGCTAGACCTCAGTGGCAAGACGCCCGAAGAGCTGGAAGAGATCGCCGCACCCTGGCCGGTCCACTGGCTCTTCCCGCCAAAGCCGGGAGACCCCGATCGCGTCATCAACCTATTTGCGGGCCCCGGGGGTTGGGACGTGGGTGTGCGCGACGTACTCCAACACGACCTCGACACCGTCGGCGTCGAAATGCACAAGGATGCCTCAGCCACCGCCCGCGCGGCAGGGTTCCGGCGGATCGTCGCCGACGTCCGCTCCCTCGACCCGAAACACCCCGCGCTGCGCTGGGTCCGTGGGCTGATCGTCTCGGCCCCGTGCCAGTGCTGGACCCCGGCCGGCAAGAGGGCCGGGCAGGACCCGCGGAATCAGGACCTGCTGCTCGACGTGTTCACCGCAGCCTTCGAGGCGACGTTCGGGCACTGGCATGACAGCGCTGAATGTGGCCCCTGCGATGAAGCCGACATCTGCCTGATCTGTAGCGACCCCGACTGGGACGGCTACTCCGGCTTCACCGGGCCCCTGCTCACCCTCGACGAAGTGCGGGCCCCGATTGCCGAGATGACCGACGAGCGGATCGGCCTGCTCGCGGAGGTGCTGATCTGGGCTCTCACCCTGACCGCCCGGTGGGACAACCTCCGCTGGCTGGCCATGGAGCAGAGCTCGGCCTTGCCAGAGAACATCCTCGACGGAATACGTGAGGAACTCTGGTCGGCGGACTGGTGCAGCGCGGAGTATCGCGTCCTGGACGCCGTGGACTACGGCCTCGCCTCACGTCGCAAGCGTGTCTTTCTCATGGCCGCCCGCCACTCCTACGTCGACATGAGCGCCCTCACCCCCAAGACCCCCCTCCCGACCACGACCGCTGCCGAGGCCCTCGACTGGCCCGCCGGCATCCGTGTCAACACCCGGGGCGTCAGGCGGACGGCCGGAGGGAACTGCTGGAGCGCGGACAAGGCCGCCACAGGCATCACCTCGAAGATCCGCGGGTGGTACTGGGAGCACGACAAGGACAGGAAGTTCAGCCTCGACGAGGCCGCGCTCCTGGTCGGCTTCCGCCCCGGCTATCCGTGGACCGGCTCCCGGTCGAGCTGCACACAGCAGATCGGCGACGTGGTCGCTCCTCCGATGGGCGCCGTCGTGATTGGCAGCCTCCTGTCCCAGCACTGGGAGGACCAGCTCCGGCAGTACCTCGCCGAGATCTACAACCACGAACCCGTACGGCCTGAGCACGCGCTCGCGGCCTGA